The proteins below come from a single Campylobacter sp. CCUG 57310 genomic window:
- a CDS encoding thermonuclease family protein: protein MKISDGDTITILQNKQQIKVRLYGIDAPEKKQAYGEKSRKFLSNLIAGQVVEVKEKGKDKYKRVLGIVFHKGQDINAQMVSNGYAWAFVKYSKNYVKHQEYAVLKKFGLWGDKEPIAPWERRKR from the coding sequence ATCAAAATATCAGACGGCGATACGATCACAATACTTCAAAACAAACAGCAAATTAAAGTAAGACTATACGGCATAGACGCACCCGAAAAGAAACAAGCTTACGGCGAAAAATCACGCAAATTTTTATCAAATTTAATCGCAGGTCAAGTCGTTGAAGTCAAAGAAAAAGGCAAAGACAAATACAAGCGTGTTTTAGGCATAGTCTTTCATAAAGGACAAGATATAAACGCTCAAATGGTATCAAACGGCTATGCTTGGGCTTTTGTTAAATACTCAAAAAACTACGTAAAACACCAAGAATACGCAGTGTTAAAGAAATTTGGACTGTGGGGCGATAAAGAGCCTATTGCCCCGTGGGAGCGGAGGAAGCGTTAA
- a CDS encoding energy transducer TonB yields the protein MKRNINLFVAFVISAILHIALILLFIFKSISHNTNIAKEKSSEEAFGISFAQISDANQNSDALAKETPKVEQQTQEVQDQKEIEVREEIKEIKKEIKEIKKEKKIKKPKPKPQKPTEQPKISKEKPQEIEEKREPAAKSQPNIAANNNINTAGGTTQSGVSTPDRQGGSNLDGEIYKALKKHMSYPKKAIEQEIQGRVIVEFKQIDNENFEYIRIVQSSGHKVLDNHAIKIVNNARYSLPVESYNINIKTPIVFDLNEI from the coding sequence ATGAAAAGAAATATAAATTTATTTGTAGCTTTTGTGATCTCAGCAATCTTGCACATTGCACTTATATTACTTTTTATCTTCAAAAGCATCTCTCACAATACAAATATTGCCAAAGAAAAGAGTAGCGAAGAAGCTTTCGGTATAAGTTTTGCACAAATTTCTGATGCAAATCAAAATAGTGATGCTTTGGCTAAAGAGACACCAAAAGTAGAACAGCAAACACAAGAAGTTCAGGATCAAAAAGAGATTGAGGTTAGAGAGGAAATTAAAGAAATTAAAAAAGAGATTAAAGAGATTAAAAAAGAAAAAAAAATTAAAAAACCTAAACCAAAGCCCCAAAAACCGACAGAGCAACCAAAAATTTCCAAAGAAAAACCTCAAGAAATCGAAGAAAAAAGAGAGCCAGCTGCGAAATCGCAACCAAATATAGCTGCAAATAACAACATAAACACTGCAGGCGGTACCACTCAAAGCGGTGTATCTACACCAGATCGACAAGGAGGTTCAAACTTAGATGGTGAAATTTATAAAGCGCTTAAAAAACATATGAGCTATCCCAAAAAAGCAATAGAGCAAGAAATTCAAGGGCGTGTTATAGTAGAATTTAAGCAAATTGACAACGAAAATTTTGAATATATACGCATTGTCCAAAGTAGCGGACACAAAGTACTAGACAATCATGCAATAAAAATTGTTAATAATGCTCGCTATTCACTTCCCGTAGAATCTTATAATATAAATATCAAAACCCCTATAGTATTTGATTTAAATGAAATTTGA
- a CDS encoding virulence RhuM family protein, producing the protein MGSAMIDTKEQNFIIYSTGDNKVNIQILADRENETIWLNQKQIADIFEVDRTNVTKHIGNIYSDGELDEKSTSAIFSHVRPDGTTIGVKHYNLDMIIAVGYRINSAKATQFRKWATGTLKEYIIKGFVLDDERLKQGNNVFNKDYFKELLERIRAIRASEKLFYEKVKDLFALSADYDKTSQTAKNFFANIQNKLEYAVTKKTSAEIIKERADHTKPNMGLTTWSGSSRGKEPIKSDVAVAKNYLYENEISKLNRLTGMLLDYVETQAEQGVLITMSDWDLKLDGFLTFNGYEILKGFGKFSSDNAKAKAELEYTKFKELKQDESFKDEVKRIVAKGKK; encoded by the coding sequence ATGGGAAGTGCAATGATAGACACTAAAGAGCAAAATTTTATTATTTATTCAACGGGCGATAATAAAGTCAATATTCAAATATTAGCCGACAGAGAAAACGAGACAATATGGCTAAATCAAAAACAGATAGCTGATATTTTTGAAGTTGATAGAACCAACGTAACAAAACACATAGGAAACATATACTCGGATGGCGAATTAGATGAAAAAAGCACAAGTGCAATTTTTTCACATGTGCGACCTGATGGGACTACAATCGGTGTTAAGCATTACAATCTTGATATGATTATTGCAGTAGGCTATCGTATAAACAGCGCAAAAGCAACACAGTTTAGGAAGTGGGCTACCGGCACGTTAAAAGAATACATCATTAAAGGCTTTGTGCTTGACGATGAGAGGCTAAAGCAAGGTAACAACGTATTCAATAAAGATTACTTCAAAGAATTATTAGAACGCATACGAGCCATAAGGGCTAGTGAAAAGTTATTTTATGAAAAAGTCAAGGATTTATTCGCACTAAGTGCAGACTACGATAAAACATCACAGACGGCTAAAAATTTCTTTGCTAATATCCAGAATAAATTAGAATATGCAGTAACTAAAAAGACATCGGCAGAGATTATCAAAGAGCGTGCAGATCATACAAAGCCGAATATGGGCTTAACGACTTGGAGCGGAAGCAGTAGAGGCAAAGAGCCTATAAAATCGGATGTAGCCGTAGCTAAAAATTATTTATACGAAAACGAAATAAGTAAACTCAACAGATTAACGGGCATGCTGCTTGATTATGTAGAAACTCAAGCAGAGCAAGGAGTATTAATCACGATGAGCGATTGGGATTTAAAGCTAGACGGCTTTTTAACTTTTAACGGCTATGAAATTTTAAAAGGTTTTGGTAAATTTAGCTCGGATAATGCAAAAGCTAAAGCAGAATTGGAATATACAAAATTTAAAGAACTCAAGCAAGACGAGAGCTTTAAAGATGAAGTAAAGCGAATAGTTGCCAAAGGCAAAAAATAA
- a CDS encoding response regulator — MISSSNNVSFLKLPDVDIARANKNHSLKETVKVGDEIMTSAEYLNRQSQIEYRAKDFLRAQSSSIISKFRVNNIMDINYSDTLNKDGSFKNINTNNILNRNNGLDYYYRSSPTLVGDFAKYDFTYLNSRYSVKDEQRMDSVLNDHNALKEIKEKYGVDTSNAYINGSLRGNRYFQGINADPHSISMAFIDQSGYLENTKSSNLNSYASSSTLHTKYGDVEVFLDLYGDNDKLGIGKLTSNALLFNFDSNADGILNSSDKLFSKLKARGYDKEGNEKIANLSDVAPDIDLTKFINKDVVNWNQKRRDIINSESLANNDMRNFVDTTNIDHRISYYSSNPYTTFSAESRYQKIDRSDTKKFFNTYADKDGWVDLRNNNIFNKDSGFNNFAYEKVGFDGKLKLSEFNPIIESDTPKDKDFSYTRYQRSSFMKFYNDYNKELDAHTKDIEWLSKNLKDYDVQNADELISKLKDSKSSYMLAMENEFKKATGLEFSISNLEKVKRAFESDSNKAALSLNDSDSVIAMRMNSNGTITLKFDSGREIDVRDLYTDTGKLNTSGDKRASINLEAKNMSKEELNSLDFETIAIKQDDKFVSLKELGATAISKIMKNNEVRFLIHLADNNIISSNELYNISYLNHTLNSNDKQIQEKDRFYKRVDVRV, encoded by the coding sequence ATGATAAGCAGTTCAAACAATGTCTCATTTTTAAAACTACCTGATGTAGATATAGCTAGAGCAAATAAAAACCACTCTTTAAAAGAAACGGTTAAGGTTGGCGATGAGATCATGACTTCGGCAGAATACCTCAATAGACAATCACAAATAGAGTATAGAGCAAAAGACTTTTTAAGAGCTCAGTCAAGCAGTATTATCTCAAAATTTCGTGTAAATAATATTATGGATATTAACTATAGCGATACTTTAAACAAAGACGGCTCATTTAAAAATATCAATACAAACAACATACTTAACAGAAACAACGGCTTAGACTATTATTATCGCTCATCTCCTACCTTGGTCGGAGACTTTGCCAAATATGACTTTACATATCTTAATTCAAGATATTCGGTTAAAGACGAGCAAAGAATGGATAGCGTATTAAACGATCATAACGCACTAAAAGAGATTAAGGAAAAATACGGAGTTGATACTTCAAATGCTTATATCAATGGCTCTCTTAGGGGAAATAGATACTTTCAAGGCATAAACGCAGACCCTCACTCAATCAGCATGGCTTTCATAGATCAAAGCGGATATCTTGAAAACACCAAATCATCAAATTTAAATTCTTACGCCTCATCAAGCACTTTACATACTAAATACGGTGACGTAGAGGTATTTTTAGATTTATACGGAGATAACGATAAGCTAGGCATAGGAAAGCTTACCAGCAATGCTTTACTTTTTAACTTTGATAGTAACGCAGACGGAATATTAAATTCAAGCGATAAGCTGTTTAGTAAGCTTAAGGCAAGAGGATACGATAAAGAAGGAAATGAAAAGATAGCAAATTTAAGCGATGTAGCACCCGATATCGATCTAACTAAATTTATAAATAAGGATGTCGTTAATTGGAATCAAAAAAGAAGAGATATCATTAACTCCGAATCACTTGCCAATAACGATATGAGAAATTTTGTAGATACTACAAATATAGATCATAGAATATCTTACTACTCTTCAAACCCCTACACAACATTTTCAGCTGAATCCAGATACCAAAAAATAGATAGATCTGATACTAAAAAGTTCTTTAATACCTATGCGGATAAAGACGGATGGGTAGATCTAAGAAACAATAACATATTTAACAAAGATAGCGGATTTAATAACTTTGCTTATGAAAAGGTTGGATTTGACGGAAAGCTAAAGCTTAGCGAGTTTAATCCTATAATAGAATCAGACACTCCTAAAGATAAAGACTTCTCATACACCAGATATCAAAGAAGTAGCTTTATGAAGTTTTATAACGATTACAATAAAGAGCTTGATGCTCATACTAAAGATATAGAGTGGCTAAGTAAGAATTTAAAAGATTATGATGTGCAAAACGCAGATGAGCTAATATCTAAACTAAAAGATAGTAAATCATCTTATATGCTTGCTATGGAAAATGAGTTTAAAAAAGCTACGGGATTAGAATTTAGCATATCAAATTTAGAAAAAGTAAAAAGAGCCTTTGAATCAGATAGTAATAAGGCTGCACTATCATTAAACGATAGCGATAGCGTAATAGCTATGAGAATGAATAGTAACGGAACCATAACTTTAAAATTTGATAGCGGTAGGGAGATAGACGTAAGAGATCTATATACGGATACCGGTAAATTAAATACTTCAGGAGATAAAAGAGCTAGCATTAACCTTGAAGCTAAGAATATGAGTAAAGAAGAGTTAAACAGCCTTGACTTTGAAACCATAGCTATTAAACAAGATGATAAATTTGTAAGCTTAAAAGAGCTTGGAGCAACAGCGATAAGCAAGATAATGAAAAATAATGAAGTTAGGTTTTTAATACATCTAGCAGATAATAACATAATAAGCTCAAATGAGTTATACAATATCTCATATCTTAACCATACTCTAAATAGCAATGATAAACAGATACAAGAGAAGGATAGATTCTATAAGAGAGTGGATGTGAGGGTGTGA
- a CDS encoding aminotransferase — MITQITKGQKGITEYLTTGETYYSEYKRDEKDRRVPIMGDLDSIKMSEESQLDKSNKKYNYYHCSLSFTRDEWERLEAEGKIEDLLKEYIRLQFPNHEIDEMIYYAEAHLPILQSEPYQTRNDKSKNASKLNEKYEGKMIGRIPHIHLIISMENMKYSRQITSGGIIYSKNKSQIAASAIKFKKLVDEILCDKFDLSYVDQENLDERYKKFKLSLEEKEKEYEKFAVAARKVVKGKLRPSVVTHENEKEPIITIPNSKDINFKEINISIEELKEDKSSIVSNELLKANEEKIKNTQKDIAKVLRETDVNIFLPTLISRYKIPKGAFRAGENNRVNFDFKNKDGSITTRNLTIIDYCTKQLNMRFSDAVDELTLILNDQKSIQTVIPQSDKIKISVSNDFKILPDSTNKKPKYQALNGWKTIEIEPSNLESTLKSYSAISMAVFERGERSNENIIGVNPLLIYDVDNSDNKKPQFTISDAVNTLSSKGIQGYIYPSASHLLDKKTQKFRLLIPTLNAFDYLKHKTTGYKIYMDNTTKFLGLKDKVDEVYKTPSQLYYTPKKDTELIIVPGQVLDNGKIIKQSEQDIELVQEKEIIKQKGFEGILKEYRHAKAIILQHEPKDNEKYLTRVSLQGLYDNVPIYDLMSYFDSSTRLIKEGENTILHNKQGRHLYFKQENTAYLFKKNKHYTPYIYLVDRFNEAKQAIDERIY; from the coding sequence ATGATAACGCAAATAACTAAAGGACAAAAAGGGATAACTGAGTATTTAACCACAGGAGAGACATATTACTCGGAATATAAAAGAGATGAAAAGGATAGAAGAGTTCCTATAATGGGAGATCTTGATAGTATAAAGATGTCCGAGGAGAGTCAGCTTGATAAAAGTAATAAAAAATATAACTATTACCACTGTTCGTTAAGTTTTACAAGAGATGAGTGGGAGAGACTTGAAGCGGAAGGAAAGATTGAAGATCTTCTTAAAGAGTATATTAGACTTCAGTTTCCAAATCATGAAATTGATGAGATGATATATTACGCAGAAGCTCATCTGCCAATATTGCAGAGTGAGCCATATCAAACTAGAAACGATAAATCAAAAAACGCAAGCAAGTTAAATGAAAAATATGAAGGAAAGATGATTGGAAGAATTCCGCATATACACTTAATAATATCTATGGAAAACATGAAATATAGTAGACAGATAACAAGCGGAGGTATTATATATTCAAAAAATAAGTCTCAGATTGCTGCAAGTGCTATTAAATTTAAAAAGCTTGTAGATGAGATATTGTGCGATAAGTTTGATCTAAGCTATGTTGATCAAGAAAATTTAGATGAAAGGTATAAGAAATTTAAACTTTCATTAGAAGAGAAAGAAAAAGAGTATGAGAAATTTGCAGTAGCTGCTAGAAAAGTAGTAAAAGGCAAACTAAGACCAAGTGTTGTTACTCACGAAAATGAAAAAGAACCAATAATAACAATACCAAATTCAAAAGATATAAATTTCAAAGAGATAAATATATCAATAGAAGAGCTAAAAGAGGATAAGTCTTCTATTGTTTCTAACGAGCTTTTAAAAGCGAACGAAGAAAAGATTAAAAATACTCAAAAAGATATTGCCAAAGTGCTAAGAGAGACAGATGTAAATATTTTTCTGCCGACTCTAATATCTAGATATAAAATACCTAAAGGAGCTTTTAGGGCTGGAGAAAACAATAGGGTAAATTTCGACTTTAAAAACAAAGACGGAAGCATAACTACAAGAAACCTTACCATTATAGACTATTGTACTAAGCAGTTAAATATGAGATTTAGTGATGCCGTAGATGAGCTTACGCTTATTCTTAACGATCAAAAATCAATACAGACTGTAATACCGCAAAGTGATAAGATAAAGATCAGCGTAAGCAATGACTTTAAAATACTGCCAGACAGCACAAATAAAAAACCAAAGTATCAAGCGCTTAACGGATGGAAGACGATAGAGATTGAGCCTTCTAATCTAGAAAGTACCCTAAAGTCATATTCGGCTATATCAATGGCTGTATTTGAGAGAGGTGAGAGAAGTAATGAGAATATAATAGGAGTTAATCCTCTGCTAATTTATGATGTAGATAATAGCGATAATAAAAAGCCACAGTTCACAATAAGTGATGCAGTAAATACTCTAAGCTCAAAAGGTATTCAAGGATATATCTACCCTTCGGCTTCTCATCTTTTGGACAAAAAGACGCAGAAGTTTAGACTTCTAATACCAACACTCAATGCATTTGACTATTTAAAACATAAAACTACCGGATATAAGATATATATGGATAATACAACAAAGTTTCTGGGATTAAAAGACAAAGTTGATGAAGTTTACAAAACGCCTTCTCAACTTTACTATACCCCTAAAAAAGATACTGAGCTAATTATAGTACCGGGTCAAGTTTTAGACAACGGTAAAATAATAAAACAATCTGAACAAGATATAGAATTAGTACAAGAGAAAGAGATTATTAAGCAAAAAGGGTTTGAAGGAATTTTAAAAGAGTATCGACATGCAAAAGCCATAATTCTACAGCACGAACCCAAAGATAATGAAAAATATCTAACCAGAGTGAGTCTTCAAGGACTATATGATAATGTACCTATTTACGATCTTATGAGCTACTTTGATTCAAGTACGAGACTAATAAAAGAAGGCGAAAATACTATACTTCATAATAAGCAAGGAAGGCATCTGTATTTTAAACAAGAAAATACCGCATATCTTTTTAAGAAAAATAAGCATTATACGCCTTATATATATCTAGTAGATAGATTTAATGAAGCTAAGCAGGCTATAGACGAAAGAATATACTGA
- a CDS encoding type II toxin-antitoxin system RelE/ParE family toxin, giving the protein MQVKFKERFFDELNTISDFIKLDSEARAVNFVDELMDRCFGLKELPNAHRPSQKVKRDNARDLIFKGYVIPYLINNDEILILGIYKANKWEVQ; this is encoded by the coding sequence ATGCAAGTAAAATTTAAAGAGCGTTTCTTTGATGAACTTAATACAATAAGCGACTTTATCAAGCTTGATAGCGAAGCAAGGGCGGTTAATTTCGTTGATGAGCTTATGGATAGGTGCTTTGGATTAAAAGAGCTGCCAAACGCACACAGACCAAGCCAAAAGGTTAAGCGTGATAATGCAAGGGATTTAATCTTTAAAGGCTATGTTATTCCATACCTGATAAACAATGATGAGATTTTGATATTAGGCATTTACAAAGCCAATAAATGGGAAGTGCAATGA
- a CDS encoding CPCC family cysteine-rich protein yields the protein MVRCPCCGYLTIVDKEDKNLIQDVCPVCFWQYNTEAINNPSKIIEPNIVSLNEARQNYKEYKASSKLGSINAREPMDDELL from the coding sequence ATGGTTAGATGTCCTTGCTGCGGATATCTAACCATAGTAGATAAAGAGGATAAGAATTTAATACAAGATGTTTGTCCTGTTTGTTTTTGGCAATATAATACGGAAGCCATAAATAACCCGAGTAAAATAATAGAGCCAAATATAGTATCTTTAAATGAGGCTAGACAAAACTATAAAGAGTATAAAGCTTCAAGCAAGCTAGGCTCTATAAATGCAAGAGAGCCTATGGATGATGAGTTGCTTTAA
- the exbB gene encoding TonB-system energizer ExbB: protein MVELMEFLNQYIDLIIFWILGLMSFVVVALGIERMIFFIRYKQDSYTDITELELDVTRNLTAIGIIGSNAPYVGLLGTVLGIIITFYSMGQSGNFETSTIMTGLSLALKATALGIAVAIPSLVIHGFALRSAEKCISKFKKSNHGYQK from the coding sequence ATGGTAGAATTAATGGAATTTTTAAACCAATATATTGATTTAATCATATTTTGGATTTTAGGATTAATGAGTTTTGTGGTTGTTGCACTTGGTATTGAGCGAATGATATTTTTTATACGCTACAAACAAGACAGTTATACCGATATCACAGAACTTGAACTTGATGTTACTCGCAATCTAACAGCCATCGGAATAATCGGCTCAAATGCGCCTTATGTCGGACTCCTCGGTACTGTTTTGGGTATTATTATTACATTTTACAGCATGGGGCAAAGTGGCAATTTTGAAACTTCCACTATAATGACAGGTCTTTCGCTTGCACTTAAAGCAACTGCACTAGGTATAGCCGTAGCCATACCTAGTCTTGTTATTCACGGTTTTGCACTACGTTCCGCAGAAAAATGTATTAGTAAATTCAAAAAGAGTAATCATGGATATCAAAAATGA
- a CDS encoding site-specific integrase yields the protein MNSLYILPKFGDRDVKNIKYSELLEVFNAIFNPSNPKTSRLETIHRLINHLHNVFSMAIKDRYIDHDPSFGLEKEFPTSSRFNLKNQIDTRYAALTTDDEIREFLKDLKLDNKMQLQTKRAIYLQILCVNRPINTAQAKWADIDMQNAVWTIQANEMKTGFIHKVTLSKQVIAILKEQQLFSGDMKFVFPSLNKDGHIHRDAISKAIRNIREKDKYKGVATSHGFRATSRTICSINKAELYKLGITEEAIESVLAHKESNQIKYAYEREKATLEQKHKLMQWYSDYLLNL from the coding sequence ATGAATAGTCTTTATATTTTGCCTAAATTTGGAGATAGAGATGTAAAAAATATAAAATATAGTGAACTTTTAGAAGTATTTAATGCTATTTTTAACCCAAGTAATCCTAAAACAAGTCGTCTTGAAACAATACACCGTCTTATAAACCACCTGCATAATGTTTTTTCTATGGCTATTAAAGATAGGTATATAGATCATGATCCAAGCTTTGGGCTTGAAAAAGAATTTCCAACCTCAAGTCGTTTTAACTTAAAGAACCAAATAGACACAAGATATGCTGCGCTAACTACGGATGATGAGATAAGAGAGTTCTTAAAAGACCTAAAATTAGACAATAAAATGCAACTTCAAACTAAGCGCGCCATCTATCTTCAAATTCTATGCGTCAACCGTCCTATTAATACAGCCCAAGCAAAATGGGCTGATATTGATATGCAAAACGCAGTATGGACTATACAAGCAAATGAGATGAAGACAGGGTTTATACATAAAGTTACACTAAGCAAGCAAGTAATTGCTATTCTAAAAGAGCAGCAACTTTTTAGCGGAGATATGAAATTTGTATTTCCAAGTCTAAATAAGGATGGGCATATTCATAGAGACGCTATAAGCAAGGCGATAAGAAATATAAGAGAAAAAGACAAATATAAAGGTGTTGCTACTTCTCATGGATTTAGAGCAACTTCTCGCACAATATGTTCTATAAATAAAGCAGAGCTTTATAAATTAGGAATTACAGAAGAAGCTATCGAGAGTGTTTTAGCACATAAAGAGTCCAATCAGATAAAATATGCATATGAGAGAGAAAAAGCAACTTTGGAGCAAAAACACAAGCTAATGCAGTGGTACAGCGACTATTTGCTTAATTTATAG
- a CDS encoding helix-turn-helix domain-containing protein has protein sequence MTLKEIYAKDNEVAEIIGVSKNTLAKWRMSKNKGPKLPFVKIGRNILYKRDSIKQWLEDNERIDTKNLKQTKDSK, from the coding sequence ATGACTTTAAAAGAAATTTATGCAAAAGATAACGAGGTAGCAGAGATTATAGGCGTAAGTAAGAATACTCTAGCTAAATGGAGAATGTCTAAAAACAAGGGACCGAAGTTGCCTTTTGTCAAGATTGGGCGCAATATACTATATAAACGTGACTCAATAAAACAATGGCTGGAAGATAATGAAAGAATCGATACAAAAAATTTAAAACAGACAAAGGATTCTAAATGA
- a CDS encoding biopolymer transporter ExbD, which produces MDIKNDFKLNVVPLIDVMLVLLAIVLTAASFIEYSKINITLPDSNPSLDKEDLPKEKIELTLDANGEISINERVIDMDDLRNELNILQKDQFILFKGDKEAQFGKFVDILQLLKEFELQNFLIMTRSKT; this is translated from the coding sequence ATGGATATCAAAAATGACTTTAAACTAAATGTCGTACCACTTATTGATGTTATGCTTGTATTGCTTGCAATCGTATTAACGGCGGCAAGTTTTATTGAATATAGCAAGATAAACATAACTTTACCCGATTCTAATCCGAGCCTAGACAAAGAAGATTTACCAAAAGAGAAAATTGAGTTAACACTAGACGCAAACGGTGAAATAAGTATAAATGAACGTGTAATTGATATGGACGATTTACGTAACGAGTTAAATATATTACAAAAAGATCAATTTATACTATTTAAGGGTGACAAAGAAGCTCAATTTGGTAAATTTGTAGATATTTTACAACTTCTAAAAGAATTTGAGTTGCAAAATTTTTTAATCATGACACGATCAAAGACATGA
- a CDS encoding helix-turn-helix transcriptional regulator, with product MDKAEFNELMNKAGINKKQLAEISGVPYATVNAWGSRTPYPPYIKFLLECYIKSKDMDKIVDVVKPYVDKK from the coding sequence TTGGATAAAGCAGAATTTAATGAGCTTATGAATAAAGCAGGAATAAATAAAAAGCAATTAGCTGAGATTTCAGGCGTCCCATATGCAACTGTTAATGCTTGGGGGTCTAGAACTCCATATCCACCTTACATCAAATTTTTACTAGAGTGCTACATAAAAAGTAAAGATATGGATAAAATCGTAGATGTTGTAAAGCCTTATGTCGATAAAAAATAA
- a CDS encoding Arm DNA-binding domain-containing protein, which yields MANISKANLQDKDIRKLQPPKSKKKIVIGNPKELYLWLNPSGKKTFFIRTKDDKSITIGEFREGIYSVSEARMDAVKLLKELESGKDIYTIKGKNDKYKFKSLFNYT from the coding sequence ATGGCAAACATCTCCAAGGCAAATCTTCAAGATAAAGATATTAGAAAACTGCAACCTCCAAAATCCAAAAAGAAAATAGTAATAGGAAATCCCAAAGAGTTATATCTATGGCTTAATCCAAGTGGTAAGAAAACATTCTTTATAAGAACAAAGGATGATAAGTCGATTACAATAGGTGAGTTTAGAGAAGGCATTTATAGTGTAAGCGAAGCAAGGATGGATGCCGTAAAACTCCTAAAAGAGCTTGAAAGTGGCAAGGATATATATACTATTAAAGGGAAGAATGATAAGTATAAATTTAAAAGTCTATTTAATTATACATAG
- the mobC gene encoding plasmid mobilization relaxosome protein MobC — protein MMNSFTKDREIKIRISKQFDEILALKCNKSGLTKSEYIRQSVMNSDTKVVQKISNNTIDDEMRFQFFGIANNINQIAKQTNTAMKQKTMSENTAMAILESLYAIDKNIKQTIKK, from the coding sequence ATGATGAATAGTTTTACAAAAGACAGAGAAATTAAAATAAGAATTTCAAAACAATTCGATGAAATTTTAGCTCTAAAATGTAATAAATCAGGACTTACAAAGTCTGAGTATATTCGTCAAAGCGTTATGAACTCAGATACAAAAGTGGTTCAAAAAATATCAAATAACACAATAGATGACGAGATGAGATTTCAGTTTTTTGGTATAGCTAACAACATAAATCAAATCGCCAAACAGACAAACACAGCAATGAAGCAAAAAACCATGAGTGAGAATACTGCAATGGCAATTTTAGAGAGTCTTTATGCTATAGATAAAAACATAAAACAAACAATAAAAAAGTAG